From Aquila chrysaetos chrysaetos chromosome 3, bAquChr1.4, whole genome shotgun sequence, the proteins below share one genomic window:
- the DNAJC5 gene encoding dnaJ homolog subfamily C member 5, which translates to MADQRQRSLSTSGESLYHVLGLDKNATSDDIKKSYRKLALKYHPDKNPDNPEAAEKFKEINNAHAILTDATKRNIYDKYGSLGLYVAEQFGEENVNTYFVLSSWWAKALFVFCGLITGCYCCCCLCCCCNCCCGKCKPKPPEGEEQEYYVSPEDLEAQLQSDEREASDAPIVIQPASATETTQLTADSHPSYHTDGFN; encoded by the exons ATGGCAGACCAGAGGCAACGTTCGCTCTCTACCTCTGGAGAATCGTTATACCACGTGCTGGGGTTGGACAAGAACGCCACTTCAGATGACATCAAAAAGTCATACAG gaaaCTGGCATTGAAATACCATCCTGATAAAAACCCTGATAAtccagaggcagcagaaaaatttaaagagaTCAATAATGCACATGCAATATTGACCGATGCCACAAAGCGAAACATTTATGATAAGTATGGTTCTCTGGGTCTGTATGTAGCAGAGCAGTTTGGTGAAGAAAATGTGAACACATACTTCGTGCTATCCAGCTGGTGGGCAAAG GCCTTGTTTGTGTTCTGTGGGCTCATCACAGGCTGCTATTGCTGttgctgtctgtgctgctgctgtaattGTTGCTGTGGAAAGTGTAAACCTAAACCTCCTGAGGGTGAAGAGCAGGAATACTACGTCTCTCCAGAGGACTTGGAGGCACAGTTGCAGTCAGATGAAAGGG AGGCCTCAGATGCACCTATTGTGATACAGCCAGCATCAGCCACAGAGACAACCCAGCTCACAGCTGACTCTCACCCCAGCTACCACACTGATGGATTTAATTAA